Part of the Kangiella geojedonensis genome is shown below.
TATGATCATGACGTTGCGGCGCTATCGAGTCGACAATCCGAGAAATGTAATGGTTGTCAGATAAGAAGTTTTGACCAAAACGTTTTCGCGCTTGGTGACCTTGAACAATTTTTGAATTTGCCATGATGGGTTTAAGGCTGTTTACTACGTCGGATTAAGTCTTGGGTGAATTGTAACGCATATTGCATGCTTCCGATATCAGCAATATTTTTGCCCGCTATATCTAAGCCGGTGCCATGATCGACGGAGGTACGAATATAAGGTAATCCCAAGGTGACGTTAACAGCCTTACCAAACCCTTTATATTTCAAGGTTGGCAACCCCTGGTCATGGTACATGGCAAGTACGGTATCGACATCTTTAATTTTATTGGGCTGGAATGCCGTATCGGCAGGTATCGGCCCAATGATTGTAGCGTCTAGCTTGTGGCTTAGGGTTTTGAGAGTTGGTGTAATAATTCTCGACTCTTCCGTTCCAAGGTGATCGTTTTCACCTGCGTGGGGATTGAGCCCGCAGACTAGAATTTTGGGGTGAGTGATTGCGAATTTTTGGCGCAGCTCTGTGTCGATAATGGTAATAACTTCCTCTAATAACTGAGGCGTAATAGCATCGGCAACATGTCTAAGGGGAAGGTGAGTGGTCGCCAGTGTGACCCGTAAACCATCAGTGGCTAGCATCATAACGACTTTTTTGCTGTTACTGTGCTCTGCAAAAAACTCGGTATGCCCTGAAAACTTGAGTCCCGAATCATTAATAATCCCTTTATGAACGGGGCCAGTAAGAATCGCATCAATATCGCCATGCAGCGCCATATCATTGGCTGTTTTAAGCGTCTTGAGAACATAAGCTGCGTTATCAACGTCTAATTCGCCGAAGTTAACTTCTGAAGTAAGTTCTTGCGGTATGACCCATAAATGACTGGGCTTATGTGGTTCAGGGGAGCTGCCAACGGAAAATTCATTGAGCGTTAAGGGCAAGCCGGCTACCTCAGCCGCTTGGTGTAATAATTGAGGTGAGGCACAAACAATTAGCTGATCAGAACAAGTCTTTTGTGCCATTTTAACAATAATTTCTGGACCAATTCCGGCGGGTTCTCCCGCCGTAATTAATATTCTCGGAATATCCATATGATGTCCTTTGGATATTATAAAAGGATATCGTAAAGCTTACGCTTCTTCTTCAACAATTTTCTTGACGTAAGCTTCATCACGAATTTCACGAACCCAGTTTTCAACTTCTTCAGAAAATTTGCGTTGGCGCAAAATTTTAGCCGCTTGTTGACGCTTCATGTCTTCTGACTGATCGTCTTGACGCTTGCCGGTTAACTGAACGATATGCCAGCCAAAACTACTTTGGAACGGTTGACTGATTTCATTAATGCTCAAGCTACCTAATGCATCTTCAAATGCGGGGTCAAACGCGCCGACGTTATTCCAGCCCAACTCGCCACCTAAGTTAGCCGAACCAGGGTCATCGGAGTGTTTTTTGGCCATATTGGTGAAGTCTGCTTCACCAGCAATCACTTGTTCGCGAATATGGTTGAGTAAATCGATAGCATCCTGTTCCGTAGTGATAGCATCAGGGCGGACAAGGATATGACGTGATTTGGTTTGTTGGACTACGTGTTCTAAATCACCACGTTTGTCGTATAGCTTTAGAATGTGGAAGCCTGCGGGGCTGCGAATAGGTGTTGATACCTTGCCACGCTCTAAGTAGTAGACTGGCGTTCTAAACAGTTCAGGAAGGTTTTGCTCAGAATTCCAGCCAAAGTCACCGCCGGAGCTTGCTTCAGAGCCATCAGAGTAACTTTGAGCCATGGCTTCAAAATCGCCACCTTGCTTAAGCTGATTCGCAATATCAACGGCTTTAGCCTTAGCAGTATTGATTTCTGATTCCGATGCGCTTTCGTCCACAGCAATAAGGATGTGGCCAAGCTTATATTCGACTTGGCTTTTAGCATTCATTGACTGAACTAATGAATCAATTTCTTTTTCACTAATTTTAATGCGACGCGCTACATAAGCATCGCGAAAACGAGATGTCACTATCTCTTTTCGTAAATCGTCCAAGAACAGTTCCCATGCTACGCCTCGGCTTTGCATCTGTAATCGAAACTCTTCTAAGGACATATTATTCTGCTGAGCAACTCGAGTTGCGAATTGTTGTAGCTCGGCCGGCTGTACTTGCATGCCTGCTCGGTTTGCCATTTGATATTGCAGGCTTTGAATAATCAGTTGTTCAAGCAATTCCTTTCTTAGAAGATCGTCAGGCGGGAGCTGTGCACCACGCGCTCTAAGCTGGTCCTTTGCCTGAATGACTTTACGATCAAGCTCGCTTTGCAAGATCACGTCTTGATCAACGTGTGCAATGACTTTATCAATAGTTTCTGCGCTAACAGCAGTTTGAGGTGCTAAAGTGGCTAATGAAGCAACCAACAAGCAAGCCGAAATCAAGTGTTTCAATGTCATACTATTTGCCTAATAAATCTTCGTATCCGTAAATACTTTCTTCTAAAAATTCAGTGGTACTGCCGCGTAAGCTCCCCACCCCTTTTAATACAAACTGAATATACACGCCTGAGCTGTGCTCATCAGGTTGGTCTGGGACAAGTCCACCTTGGCTGTCCAGCTGGATATTAATGTAACGTCTCGCGACTACGCGCACTGCCCAGCAACAAGACTCATACTCTAGACCAAGAAAGGAGTCGTTAGTTCGATTTTCTGTCAGATCTTGGTTATAGCGACCGAGAAGACGCCAATCTTGGGACATTGGCCATGCAAATGCAAGCTCAGCCTCTTCTTGAGTGCGGTTAGGAGTTTTTCGGTAGCGATGTCCGAGGTTAATAATATGGTTCGGTTTTGGCTCATAATGAACGTTGACTAGGCCATGTGTCGTTTCGTTAATCTGATCATCCCACTCGATGGCAGACTTGACCTCGATATTGTCAGTCCAGCGCCAGTTCACCTCTGCCAATAGCCCGGACTGCTTATTGGTCTCAACGGGCAAGTTAAGCATGGTCACTTTACGATCTTTTAAGTAGACGGTACGTCCAATTGAAACGGAAGCCTTTTCTCGACCCTCTTCGTCTAGAATCCGACTGGTTATAGCGCCGCTGACTTGGTTGGCATCGCCAATTCGGTCAATACCGCTGAAACGGTTGCGACTGAACAGTTGCGTAAAGTTAAAGGTCGGCAAGCTGGTATCATAAATGCCAATATCCTGCTGATCCTCGAATGGCGTATATAAATAGAAGAGTCGTGGTTCAAGGGTTTGAGTCATGTCACCATCATCAAACTCGAGGGTTCGCTCGAAAAATAAACCGGTATCGATGGAAAGCGTCGGTAAGCTTCTGTCTAAGGTTTGCTCAATACCAGCAACGTCTGTTTGCTCGTATTGGGTATAGGCAAAACTAAGTTCTGGGCGAAAGAAGCTATATAAGGTTTCATGGCTCCAGCCAATCGAAGGCTCGACATGGTAGCGATCGGCTGTCACTGCGTTGTCTTTATCAAAGCGAGTGATTTCAGTATGAATTTTAGCCTCAAAATCATTCTCATTGGGCTCGAAAAAACGCGTCAGCTGCACACGAGGAGCAATGGTGTAACGCTCTACGGGACTGTTTAGCAGTTGCCAGTCTTGATATTCAGTGCGTACCAGCCATTCGTTAGTCAAATACTGTACGTAAAGGTTTTGGCTCAGAATATCTTGGTTGCTGTCTTGAATACTACCGCCAAAATCTTGGAAGTAGCCATCGTCACTTACTTTTCGTGCAGCTATTCCACTCGACCAGTTCTCGCTCAGTTGAGTTAAGTGGTTTACATCATACTGCCAGCGTTTGTCTGGCAAGTTTTCGGGGTTAGTTGCGGTAGCTGCTTTGTCACTGGGTAAATACTCGAAAAAAAGTTCGCCGCTGTTTTGTTCTGTGAGGTAGCGGAACTCAGAGCCGAGCATAGAGCCTCGTGACGTCATGTAACGAGGCGTTAAGGTTAAGTCGTAATTTGGCGCTAAATTAAAATAATAAGGAGCGCTGATATCACGACCGTTTCGATTGGAGTTACTAAAAGAGGGTGGTAGCAGACCTGTTTTTCGGCGGTCATCGACGGGGAATGTTATGTAAGGCAAATAAAACACGGGAATATCAGCAACTTTTACAACGCTGTTATAGGCTTTACCCCAGCCACTTTCACGGTCAATAACAATTTCGTCGGATTCAAATACCCAGCTTTTCTGATCGTCAGGGCAAGTAGAAAAGTCAGTATTGGACAAGGTTAAAATCTGTTTATTATCAACTCGAATCTGTTCTGCTTCACCATTAGCATTATTGCTGTAGAGGTGGTACTGAGTATTTTGGATTTCTGTCGAGCCTTCTAACGAGTAATAATCAAGACTATCTGCACCGACCACAAAATTTTGGCTGGTAAAGAGTAAGTCACCTTCAGCTCGGTATGATTTATCTCTATTATCAGCAGTTAGCTTATCAGCCGTTAATTGTTGCTGATTTTGTGTGACACGAACATTACCCGTAAGGTAGGCCATGTTGCCTTCACGAGATGCTTCGTCTGAGTAGATTTTAATCGGTTCATTGGGGTTGCTGAGATCGGCTTGATAGCGTATAGGCTCAATCGCCTCGCTAGGGCATGTTTTAAACTCAGGAAACTGATAGAGTCGTACGGAGCCGTTCTTCTGACTCTCTGATGTGTTACCTGATTCAGAGTTTTTTTCTTCTACTGGTTGCTCTGACACGTTTTTTACAGCAGAGTCTGCAGCAGACGGCAGTGCAACAACAGTCAGCGAAGCGCCGATTGCAGATGCTAAAAAAGATTTTACCCAACGGACTTTCTTGCTTACCATGTA
Proteins encoded:
- a CDS encoding LPS-assembly protein LptD encodes the protein MVSKKVRWVKSFLASAIGASLTVVALPSAADSAVKNVSEQPVEEKNSESGNTSESQKNGSVRLYQFPEFKTCPSEAIEPIRYQADLSNPNEPIKIYSDEASREGNMAYLTGNVRVTQNQQQLTADKLTADNRDKSYRAEGDLLFTSQNFVVGADSLDYYSLEGSTEIQNTQYHLYSNNANGEAEQIRVDNKQILTLSNTDFSTCPDDQKSWVFESDEIVIDRESGWGKAYNSVVKVADIPVFYLPYITFPVDDRRKTGLLPPSFSNSNRNGRDISAPYYFNLAPNYDLTLTPRYMTSRGSMLGSEFRYLTEQNSGELFFEYLPSDKAATATNPENLPDKRWQYDVNHLTQLSENWSSGIAARKVSDDGYFQDFGGSIQDSNQDILSQNLYVQYLTNEWLVRTEYQDWQLLNSPVERYTIAPRVQLTRFFEPNENDFEAKIHTEITRFDKDNAVTADRYHVEPSIGWSHETLYSFFRPELSFAYTQYEQTDVAGIEQTLDRSLPTLSIDTGLFFERTLEFDDGDMTQTLEPRLFYLYTPFEDQQDIGIYDTSLPTFNFTQLFSRNRFSGIDRIGDANQVSGAITSRILDEEGREKASVSIGRTVYLKDRKVTMLNLPVETNKQSGLLAEVNWRWTDNIEVKSAIEWDDQINETTHGLVNVHYEPKPNHIINLGHRYRKTPNRTQEEAELAFAWPMSQDWRLLGRYNQDLTENRTNDSFLGLEYESCCWAVRVVARRYINIQLDSQGGLVPDQPDEHSSGVYIQFVLKGVGSLRGSTTEFLEESIYGYEDLLGK
- the pdxA gene encoding 4-hydroxythreonine-4-phosphate dehydrogenase PdxA, encoding MDIPRILITAGEPAGIGPEIIVKMAQKTCSDQLIVCASPQLLHQAAEVAGLPLTLNEFSVGSSPEPHKPSHLWVIPQELTSEVNFGELDVDNAAYVLKTLKTANDMALHGDIDAILTGPVHKGIINDSGLKFSGHTEFFAEHSNSKKVVMMLATDGLRVTLATTHLPLRHVADAITPQLLEEVITIIDTELRQKFAITHPKILVCGLNPHAGENDHLGTEESRIITPTLKTLSHKLDATIIGPIPADTAFQPNKIKDVDTVLAMYHDQGLPTLKYKGFGKAVNVTLGLPYIRTSVDHGTGLDIAGKNIADIGSMQYALQFTQDLIRRSKQP
- a CDS encoding peptidylprolyl isomerase, with the translated sequence MTLKHLISACLLVASLATLAPQTAVSAETIDKVIAHVDQDVILQSELDRKVIQAKDQLRARGAQLPPDDLLRKELLEQLIIQSLQYQMANRAGMQVQPAELQQFATRVAQQNNMSLEEFRLQMQSRGVAWELFLDDLRKEIVTSRFRDAYVARRIKISEKEIDSLVQSMNAKSQVEYKLGHILIAVDESASESEINTAKAKAVDIANQLKQGGDFEAMAQSYSDGSEASSGGDFGWNSEQNLPELFRTPVYYLERGKVSTPIRSPAGFHILKLYDKRGDLEHVVQQTKSRHILVRPDAITTEQDAIDLLNHIREQVIAGEADFTNMAKKHSDDPGSANLGGELGWNNVGAFDPAFEDALGSLSINEISQPFQSSFGWHIVQLTGKRQDDQSEDMKRQQAAKILRQRKFSEEVENWVREIRDEAYVKKIVEEEA